The window AATCAATTTTTACGTAACACAATGTAAAAAGAGGTTACTAAGGGACTGAAAAATAGTCATTTTTGTTTTGGATTAATAATACCCAACAATTTATTTGTATACATAAACCTTATATATCAGTGTGTTTACTTAGTAAACATAATAATTTATTACTTAAGCCACCATCATAAATGACTTAAGCCACTTGTTTAATTTTGGAAATATCCTTACCATAAATGTGTAAAACACTAATATGTATAAAGGAGGGAAATAAATGCGTAAGATTGTCGCGCTTGTAGCAACGCTGGGTCTCTTATTTTCTGCTAATGGAGTTTCGGCTGCGGTGAATAATGATGGAATATTTACACCTGATTGTACTCATGTAATTGAGAAATGCCATGAGGAATAGATAGATTAATTAGCTAATGAGGTGGGATTTGATTTAAAGGTTCCACCTTTATTACTAAACTAATTAGAAATGAAGTTAAATTCCAATTTTTCAGTAATGAAAGTTGGAATTTTTATTATTCATCATATATATACTTGATTATGACGCATCCCATATCACCTTCCAAGTTAAAGATTTACAATTATTATTACAATAGGATATTATGGTTTTTTTTGGAGTAATCAAATTATATAAAGGGGGAATACAAATGACTGTGAAGGCTACAGTTCTATCAGAAAACACCGTATTTAGCAATTTGGGGGCTATTGCAGAGCATGGCTGGTCTATATTTTTAGAAAGCGATCATGGAAATTATTTATTTGATACAGGTCAAGGTAAGGCGCTCCTCAATAATGCAAGAGTATTTAAAAAAGATTTATCTACCATCCAAGGAATTATTGTAAGCCATCATCACATCGATCACACTGGTGGACTTATGGATGCTGTAAAAGTAGTTGATTCCAAATGTATTGACGTATATGCACATCCTGAGATTTTCAAAGATAGCTATCTAATTCGACCAGACTATAAACACATAGGAATTCCCTTTTCAAGGTCTGCACTTGAAAGTCATGGTGCTAATTTTAAGTTTAATAGGAAATTTACCGAAATCGTTCCTAATATTTATCTATCAGGTGAAGTTCCTCGATTAACAGATTTTGAATTCGGCGATACCGATATTGTCTTAAAATCTAATGATGGATATATAAAAGATGAGGTGATGGATGACCAATCTATCATTATAAAAACACCAAAGGGTTTATTTATCATTTTAGGCTGTTCCCATGCTGGAATCATTAATATTCTCAACTATGCAATTGAAAAAACTGGTGAAAATAGAATACATACAGTTATTGGTGGTACCCATTTATGGCCTGTAAGCGAAGAACAGAAAGAGATGAGTATTCAGGCTTTAAAAGAATTAAATATAGAGCGTCTAGGAGTCTCACATTGTACTGGTTTAGAAATTAGTTTGAGACTTTCTCAAGAATTTAGTGGGAAATTCTTTCATTGTAATGTTGGTACTGTTGTATCAGTATAAACTGTATAAAAAATTATCAAAAAAGGTCAAACTAATAACCTCAATGATTGTTGAGTCGATAAGTTCCAGTTCTTAAGAAAAGAAGAATTGGAACTTTATGATTGCATATGGAATATCACCATACTCTTTTTAAAATATTTCATATATTAATAGTAACTGATATTGCCATTTTAAACTTCTCTGTAGCTCCTATTTAAAAAATAGAGAAGTTTTTCTTCTTACCTTAAAATAGTCGATACAAATAGAAAACATCCAATCGATAATCCTAGGTGGAAAATACATTTTCCTTACTTACACCCGTTAATAGTCATTTAAACAAGCAGTTCTATTGCTATTACATATAATTTTAATGTAAGTCAATAAAACG of the Bacillus sp. SM2101 genome contains:
- a CDS encoding MBL fold metallo-hydrolase is translated as MTVKATVLSENTVFSNLGAIAEHGWSIFLESDHGNYLFDTGQGKALLNNARVFKKDLSTIQGIIVSHHHIDHTGGLMDAVKVVDSKCIDVYAHPEIFKDSYLIRPDYKHIGIPFSRSALESHGANFKFNRKFTEIVPNIYLSGEVPRLTDFEFGDTDIVLKSNDGYIKDEVMDDQSIIIKTPKGLFIILGCSHAGIINILNYAIEKTGENRIHTVIGGTHLWPVSEEQKEMSIQALKELNIERLGVSHCTGLEISLRLSQEFSGKFFHCNVGTVVSV